In a genomic window of Bradyrhizobium sp. LLZ17:
- a CDS encoding ComEC/Rec2 family competence protein — MAEPGRPVRSQGIAQGIAGTWPVGRPASAGGFAPAGFGVWPSLVETLREWGRAEAGAGRLFPWVPIAFGCGIALYFAADREPVLWVVAATAAVLSLGAMLLRRGRFFAPAIMIAAVAAGFAMATWKTARIAHAVLAKPLYSVSLSGFVETRDIRERTDRFVLRVTAMETQRGDIQLERVRLSVRKGTAPEVGSFVQLKARLMPPLSPLRPGSYDFSRDMFFQGIGASGFAMGAITVAPPPEAGGIRLRYAAMMQGLRDAIDARIRATLDGDNRAIATALLTGRRDAITTPVNDAMFISGLGHVLSISGYHMAVVAGVVFFAVRALLALIPGLAAAFAIKKWSAAAALFAAAFYLLLSGAEVATQRSFFMTAVVLIAVIVDRRAITFRTLAVAALIVLAVAPEALVHPSFQMSFAATLGLVALVQVGMPNLFASPDHSTTARIAMWGGREIAMLFMASMIAGLATTPYAAFHFHRVTPYGVLANLGAMPVVSALVMPAGLLGLLAAPFGLDGVFWWLMGIGIDWMIAVTRWVAALPGAVGHIGAFGTAPLVAASLGLVLMGLLRTPLRWSGALVLLVAILWGLSVRQPDILIAGDGQSVAVRGRDGQLHLIRMNKDSFLLKEWLAADADPRDAGSASLADGVSCDDLGCVTPLADGRLVAVALRIDALADDCNRAALVVIARPAPPDCTAMVVDRQRLASQGALALMRRGDGFAVQAVKARGADRPWSPAAAGAADYDGSLAPKTKTASPRSNDATPSEADLQAED; from the coding sequence ATGGCGGAGCCCGGGCGGCCAGTACGCTCCCAAGGGATCGCACAAGGGATCGCGGGAACTTGGCCCGTGGGCCGCCCCGCGTCCGCCGGCGGCTTTGCGCCAGCGGGCTTCGGCGTCTGGCCTTCACTGGTCGAGACGCTGCGCGAATGGGGGCGGGCTGAGGCCGGCGCCGGGCGGCTGTTTCCCTGGGTCCCCATCGCCTTCGGCTGCGGGATCGCGCTCTATTTTGCCGCCGATCGTGAGCCGGTGCTTTGGGTCGTAGCCGCGACCGCGGCCGTGCTCTCGCTCGGCGCTATGCTGTTGCGGCGAGGCCGATTCTTCGCGCCAGCCATCATGATCGCGGCGGTCGCGGCCGGCTTTGCGATGGCGACCTGGAAGACCGCGCGCATCGCTCATGCCGTGCTGGCAAAGCCGCTCTATTCCGTGTCGCTGTCGGGCTTCGTCGAGACGCGTGACATCCGTGAGCGCACCGACCGGTTCGTGCTCCGCGTCACCGCGATGGAGACCCAACGCGGCGACATCCAGCTGGAGCGTGTACGGCTGTCGGTGCGCAAGGGGACGGCCCCCGAAGTCGGCAGCTTCGTGCAGTTGAAGGCGCGGCTGATGCCGCCGCTCTCGCCATTGCGGCCCGGCAGCTACGACTTCTCGCGCGACATGTTCTTCCAGGGCATCGGTGCCTCCGGTTTCGCGATGGGGGCAATCACGGTGGCGCCCCCGCCCGAAGCCGGGGGCATCAGGCTGCGCTACGCCGCAATGATGCAGGGGCTGCGCGACGCCATCGACGCACGCATCCGTGCCACCCTCGACGGCGACAACCGCGCCATCGCGACCGCGCTGCTGACCGGACGTCGTGACGCGATCACCACGCCCGTCAATGATGCGATGTTCATCTCGGGGCTCGGCCATGTGCTGTCGATCTCGGGTTACCATATGGCCGTGGTCGCCGGCGTCGTGTTCTTCGCGGTGCGGGCGCTGCTCGCGCTCATTCCGGGATTGGCCGCCGCCTTCGCAATCAAGAAATGGTCGGCGGCGGCCGCACTGTTCGCCGCCGCGTTCTATCTCCTGCTGTCGGGCGCGGAAGTGGCCACGCAGCGATCGTTCTTCATGACGGCGGTGGTGTTGATCGCCGTGATCGTCGATCGCCGCGCCATTACTTTCCGCACCCTGGCGGTGGCAGCCCTGATCGTGCTTGCGGTCGCGCCGGAGGCGCTGGTGCATCCGAGCTTCCAGATGTCGTTCGCGGCAACGCTGGGGCTGGTGGCGCTGGTGCAGGTCGGCATGCCGAACCTGTTTGCCTCGCCGGATCATTCGACCACTGCGCGGATCGCGATGTGGGGCGGGCGCGAGATCGCGATGCTGTTCATGGCCTCCATGATCGCGGGGCTTGCGACCACGCCCTACGCAGCCTTCCACTTTCACCGCGTCACGCCGTACGGCGTGCTCGCCAATCTCGGCGCCATGCCGGTGGTTTCGGCGCTGGTGATGCCTGCCGGGCTGTTGGGATTGCTTGCGGCGCCGTTCGGACTGGACGGCGTGTTCTGGTGGCTGATGGGGATCGGCATCGATTGGATGATTGCGGTCACGCGATGGGTCGCGGCATTGCCGGGCGCGGTCGGCCATATCGGCGCCTTCGGCACCGCGCCCCTGGTCGCGGCGAGCCTCGGGCTCGTCCTGATGGGATTGTTGCGCACGCCGCTGCGTTGGTCGGGCGCGCTGGTGCTGCTGGTTGCGATCCTTTGGGGCTTGTCCGTCCGGCAGCCCGACATCCTGATCGCCGGTGACGGGCAGAGCGTCGCGGTGCGGGGCAGGGACGGGCAGCTGCATCTGATCAGGATGAACAAGGACAGCTTTCTGCTGAAGGAATGGCTGGCGGCCGACGCCGATCCGCGTGATGCCGGCAGCGCGTCGCTGGCCGATGGCGTCTCGTGCGACGATTTGGGCTGCGTCACGCCGCTCGCCGACGGGCGCCTGGTCGCAGTGGCGTTGCGCATCGACGCGCTGGCCGATGATTGCAATCGTGCCGCGCTGGTGGTGATCGCCCGGCCGGCGCCGCCGGATTGCACGGCGATGGTGGTCGATCGGCAGCGTCTCGCAAGCCAAGGCGCGCTCGCGCTGATGCGGCGTGGTGATGGTTTTGCCGTTCAGGCGGTGAAGGCAAGGGGCGCAGACCGTCCCTGGTCGCCGGCTGCCGCAGGCGCGGCGGATTATGATGGCAGCCTTGCGCCGAAGACGAAGACAGCCTCTCCCCGGAGCAATGACGCAACGCCGTCCGAGGCCGATCTCCAAGCCGAGGACTGA
- the lexA gene encoding transcriptional repressor LexA, which produces MLTRKQYELLRFISERLKESGVPPSFDEMKDALDLRSKSGIHRLITALEERGFIRRLPNRARAIEVIKLPELQAAAGSRRGFTPSVIEGNLGKVRASSSGSADDGERPVAVPVMGRIAAGTPIEALQTRSHTISVPPDMLGSGEHYALEVRGDSMVDAGILDGDMALIQRNESADTGDIVVALIDDEEATLKRFRRRGASIALEPANASYEVRILPPNRVKIQGKLIGLYRKY; this is translated from the coding sequence ATGTTAACGCGCAAACAATACGAGCTTCTGCGGTTCATCAGCGAGCGGCTGAAGGAAAGCGGCGTGCCGCCCTCCTTCGACGAGATGAAGGACGCGCTCGATCTGCGCTCGAAATCGGGCATCCATCGCCTGATCACCGCGCTCGAGGAGCGCGGCTTCATCCGGCGCCTGCCCAACCGCGCCCGCGCCATCGAGGTGATCAAGCTGCCGGAGCTTCAGGCCGCGGCCGGCAGCCGCCGCGGGTTCACGCCCAGCGTCATCGAGGGCAATCTCGGCAAGGTCCGCGCGAGCTCCAGCGGGTCGGCGGATGACGGCGAGCGCCCCGTCGCGGTGCCCGTGATGGGCCGGATCGCGGCCGGTACGCCGATCGAAGCGTTGCAGACCCGCAGCCACACCATCAGCGTGCCGCCTGACATGCTCGGCTCCGGTGAGCACTACGCGCTCGAAGTGCGCGGCGATTCCATGGTCGATGCCGGTATCCTCGACGGCGACATGGCGCTGATCCAGCGTAACGAGAGCGCCGATACCGGCGACATCGTTGTGGCGCTGATCGACGACGAGGAGGCAACGCTGAAACGTTTCCGGCGCCGCGGCGCCTCGATCGCGCTCGAGCCGGCGAACGCCTCGTATGAGGTTCGCATCCTGCCGCCCAACCGGGTGAAGATTCAGGGCAAGCTGATCGGGCTTTACCGGAAGTATTGA
- a CDS encoding YadA-like family protein, with the protein MLASSMLTGVGVLGAGAVLYPSAALSADYAAGGGVINAPSGNATAVGSGATTTGSDATAYGAGSIASGDGATATGHVSQAKGISATATGESSIANGAYATSTGQNSFANGTFATATGQVSTADGTNATATGQTSDANGTNATATGQASFANGTNATATGQASTANGADATATGSLSKANGFDATATGIQISANGTFTTATGAQSVAHGDSATATGQGSFANGDFATATGQGSNANGTNATATGQGSVANGVNATATGSLSNANGTNATATGAQSVAHGDSATAIGQGSFANGDFATATGQGSIANGLTASAFGRNSNATGDATTAIGQGSTASATGATAVGAGATATFANSTAIGAGATTSAPNQVSIGTSTNTYRMSGLTSAASLAAQSGPTQVVTTDAAGHLAAASFSGADISTLQSNVSTLQTQMRQAFEGTAIAIAMGGSALPSDKRFAVSTNWGTFRGQNAMSLGAQMRLNQYVVLNGGVAAGFAQGGVGGRAGVTVAW; encoded by the coding sequence TTGCTCGCCAGCAGCATGCTGACCGGCGTGGGTGTGCTGGGTGCCGGTGCGGTGCTCTACCCTTCGGCAGCTCTTTCTGCCGACTACGCCGCCGGCGGCGGCGTGATCAACGCGCCCAGCGGCAACGCGACAGCGGTTGGCAGCGGGGCCACCACGACCGGCTCCGACGCGACGGCTTACGGTGCAGGCAGCATCGCGAGCGGAGACGGCGCGACGGCGACAGGACATGTCAGTCAGGCCAAAGGCATCTCCGCGACCGCAACGGGAGAAAGCAGCATCGCAAACGGCGCCTACGCGACGTCGACGGGACAAAACAGCTTTGCGAACGGCACGTTCGCGACCGCAACTGGACAGGTCAGCACCGCAGACGGGACCAACGCGACGGCAACGGGACAAACCAGTGATGCCAACGGCACCAACGCGACCGCGACAGGCCAAGCTAGCTTTGCTAACGGCACCAACGCGACGGCGACGGGACAGGCCAGCACCGCCAACGGCGCGGACGCGACCGCGACCGGTAGTCTAAGCAAGGCAAATGGCTTTGATGCAACGGCAACAGGTATTCAAATTTCTGCAAATGGCACCTTCACGACTGCGACGGGCGCCCAGAGCGTCGCCCACGGCGACAGCGCGACCGCGACTGGCCAAGGCAGTTTCGCAAATGGCGATTTCGCGACCGCGACTGGTCAAGGCAGCAACGCAAACGGGACCAACGCGACGGCGACGGGACAAGGCAGCGTCGCGAACGGTGTGAACGCGACCGCGACCGGTAGTCTCAGCAACGCGAATGGTACCAACGCGACCGCGACGGGTGCCCAGAGCGTCGCCCACGGCGACAGTGCGACCGCGATCGGCCAAGGCAGTTTCGCAAATGGGGATTTCGCAACCGCGACTGGTCAAGGCAGCATCGCCAATGGCCTGACAGCGAGCGCGTTCGGCCGAAACAGCAACGCCACCGGCGACGCCACGACCGCGATCGGCCAGGGCAGCACGGCGAGCGCCACCGGCGCGACGGCGGTCGGTGCGGGCGCCACGGCGACCTTCGCCAATTCGACCGCGATCGGCGCGGGTGCGACAACATCAGCGCCCAACCAGGTCTCGATCGGCACCAGCACGAACACCTACCGCATGTCCGGCCTCACCTCGGCCGCGAGCCTTGCCGCACAATCCGGCCCGACACAGGTGGTGACAACGGATGCCGCCGGGCATCTGGCCGCCGCAAGCTTCAGCGGTGCGGATATTTCCACGCTGCAGTCCAACGTCTCCACGTTGCAGACGCAGATGCGGCAGGCCTTCGAGGGCACCGCCATCGCCATCGCCATGGGCGGCTCGGCGCTGCCATCGGACAAGCGGTTTGCGGTCTCCACCAACTGGGGCACGTTCCGCGGCCAGAACGCCATGAGCCTGGGCGCCCAGATGCGCCTCAACCAGTATGTCGTGCTCAATGGCGGTGTTGCGGCCGGGTTCGCGCAAGGCGGCGTCGGTGGACGCGCCGGAGTGACGGTTGCGTGGTGA
- a CDS encoding nuclear transport factor 2 family protein produces MSNEADEIVSAIIAKWCAGFARLDAAALSSLYSTNAFFFGSNPRLYRGRDGVAEYFNGLPRWRKPSAAFSEVQVVRAGPDLINMAATISFDLPGERPDLIVKMSWVIIREAGDWKIVNHHASSQAPLI; encoded by the coding sequence ATGAGCAACGAAGCCGACGAAATCGTTTCCGCGATCATCGCGAAATGGTGCGCCGGCTTCGCCAGGCTCGATGCCGCCGCGCTGTCGTCGCTCTATTCGACCAACGCGTTCTTCTTCGGATCAAACCCAAGACTCTACCGGGGCAGGGACGGCGTTGCCGAGTACTTCAACGGCCTGCCGCGATGGCGCAAGCCGAGCGCGGCGTTTTCCGAGGTGCAGGTGGTGCGGGCGGGGCCGGACTTGATCAACATGGCTGCGACCATCTCGTTCGACCTCCCCGGCGAGCGACCCGATCTCATCGTCAAGATGAGCTGGGTCATCATCCGCGAGGCCGGCGACTGGAAGATCGTCAATCACCACGCCTCGTCGCAGGCACCGCTGATCTAG
- a CDS encoding DUF2171 domain-containing protein, with translation MQNIAEHMEVIGADGVHIGTVDKIEGNRIKLTKKDSGEGSHKGHHHFIDKGLVADVEGNKVRLSAKADVAVTMEEEK, from the coding sequence ATGCAGAACATCGCTGAACATATGGAAGTCATCGGCGCCGATGGCGTCCACATCGGCACGGTCGACAAGATCGAGGGCAATCGCATCAAGCTGACCAAGAAGGACAGCGGCGAGGGTAGCCACAAGGGCCATCATCACTTCATCGACAAGGGCCTCGTCGCCGACGTCGAGGGCAACAAGGTCCGGCTCTCCGCCAAGGCGGATGTGGCCGTGACGATGGAAGAGGAAAAGTAG
- a CDS encoding glutamine--tRNA ligase/YqeY domain fusion protein, with protein sequence MSTEPVANEVGRDFIRDIIQADLDQAKYREIVTRFPPEPNGYLHIGHAKSIALNFGIAQEFPGRCHLRFDDTNPVKEEQEYIDSIQADVRWLGFDWGKNLFFASDYFDRLYEWAEKLIRDGLAYVDDQTQDEIRASRGTLTEPGKNSPFRDRSVDENLDLFRRMKAGEFPNGARVLRAKIDMRAGNINLRDPVLYRILHAHHPRTGDKWSIYPSYDYAHGQSDAIEGITHSICTLEFEDHRPLYDWFIEKLPVPSRPHQYEFARLNLTYTLLSKRVLTQLVREGHVAGWDDPRMPTMAGMRRRGVPPAALREFVKRIGVAKANSVVDVGMLEFCIREELNRTSQRRMAVLRPLKVVIENYPEGQVEELDAINHPDDPSAGTRKITFGRELYIEHDDFMENPPKKFFRLSPGNEVRLRYAYFVKCTGVIKNASGEVVELRCSYDPATKGGNAPDGRKVKATMHWLSAATSKPAEIRIYNQLFANPSPDASNFAADLNPQSLEILSDARVEASVAESNATEPMQFERQGYFVRDKDSTPGKPVFSRTIGLRDTFAKEVAKG encoded by the coding sequence ATGAGCACAGAACCGGTGGCGAACGAGGTTGGGCGCGATTTCATTCGTGACATCATCCAGGCCGACCTCGACCAGGCCAAATACAGGGAGATCGTGACCCGGTTCCCGCCGGAGCCGAACGGCTACCTGCATATCGGTCACGCCAAGTCGATCGCACTCAATTTCGGCATCGCCCAGGAGTTTCCGGGCCGCTGCCATTTGCGCTTCGACGACACCAATCCGGTCAAGGAAGAGCAGGAATATATCGATTCGATCCAGGCCGATGTGCGCTGGCTCGGCTTCGACTGGGGCAAGAACCTGTTCTTCGCCTCCGACTATTTCGACCGCCTCTACGAATGGGCGGAGAAGCTGATCCGTGACGGGCTCGCCTATGTCGACGACCAGACCCAGGACGAGATCCGCGCCTCGCGCGGTACGTTGACCGAGCCCGGCAAGAACTCGCCGTTCCGCGACCGCTCGGTCGATGAAAATCTGGACCTGTTCCGCCGCATGAAGGCCGGCGAATTCCCGAACGGCGCGCGGGTGCTGCGGGCGAAGATCGACATGCGAGCGGGCAACATCAATTTGCGCGACCCCGTGCTGTACCGGATCCTGCACGCGCATCATCCGCGCACGGGCGACAAGTGGTCGATCTATCCCAGCTATGACTATGCGCACGGCCAGTCGGACGCGATCGAGGGCATCACGCACTCGATCTGCACGCTGGAGTTCGAGGATCACCGGCCGCTCTACGACTGGTTCATCGAGAAGCTACCGGTGCCGTCGAGGCCGCACCAGTACGAATTCGCACGGCTCAACCTCACCTACACGCTGCTGTCGAAACGCGTGCTGACCCAGCTCGTGCGCGAAGGCCATGTCGCGGGCTGGGACGATCCGCGCATGCCGACCATGGCGGGGATGCGCCGCCGCGGCGTACCGCCGGCGGCGCTGCGCGAATTCGTCAAGCGCATCGGCGTTGCCAAAGCCAACAGTGTCGTCGATGTCGGCATGCTGGAGTTCTGTATTCGCGAGGAGCTGAACCGCACTTCGCAGCGGCGCATGGCGGTGCTGCGGCCGCTGAAGGTCGTGATCGAGAACTATCCGGAAGGGCAGGTCGAGGAACTCGACGCCATCAATCATCCCGACGATCCCTCGGCCGGCACGCGCAAGATCACGTTCGGCCGCGAACTCTATATCGAGCACGACGACTTCATGGAGAACCCGCCGAAAAAGTTCTTCCGGCTGTCGCCGGGCAACGAGGTGCGGCTGCGCTACGCCTATTTCGTCAAGTGCACCGGCGTGATCAAGAACGCCAGCGGCGAGGTGGTGGAGCTGCGCTGCAGCTACGATCCCGCGACCAAGGGCGGCAATGCGCCCGACGGCCGCAAGGTCAAGGCCACCATGCACTGGCTCTCGGCGGCGACCTCCAAGCCTGCGGAAATCCGCATCTACAACCAGCTCTTCGCCAACCCGAGCCCGGACGCCTCGAACTTCGCCGCCGATCTCAACCCGCAGTCGCTGGAGATATTGTCCGACGCCCGGGTCGAGGCCTCGGTCGCCGAAAGCAATGCGACCGAGCCGATGCAGTTCGAGCGGCAGGGCTATTTCGTGCGCGACAAGGACTCCACGCCCGGCAAGCCCGTGTTCTCGCGAACCATCGGTCTGCGCGACACGTTCGCCAAGGAAGTCGCCAAGGGCTGA
- the glp gene encoding gephyrin-like molybdotransferase Glp, protein MALMPVSDALAAVLAGAEPLAEEMVALDEAWHRVLARDLAARRTQPPQAMSAMDGYAVRAADAARIDAQLNLIGEVAAGQPFAGTVGAGEAVRIFTGGVVPDGADAVVIQEDTAVEGKRVTIKEAALIGRHIRLAGVDFREGDLLLKRGTRLTERDLALAAAMNHPRLPVRRRPRVAILATGDELVMPGVTPGAGQIVYSNGYALHALARSEGAETIDLGIAADTVEATTAGIRRARDSGADVLITTGGASVGDHDLVKPALEAEGISMAFWKIAIRPGKPMMHGQLGAMRVIGLPGNPVSSYVCAFLFMVPLIRALSGREVIHHRRERAVLGRDVGANDQREDYLRARLELRDDGTLIAHPVSHQDSSLLANLAAAQALLVRAPFAPKAEAGTRCEVLRLPV, encoded by the coding sequence GTGGCCCTCATGCCGGTTTCCGACGCGCTTGCCGCGGTGCTTGCCGGCGCAGAGCCGCTGGCGGAAGAGATGGTTGCGCTCGACGAGGCCTGGCACCGGGTGCTGGCGCGCGATCTCGCGGCGCGCCGTACGCAGCCACCGCAGGCGATGTCGGCCATGGACGGCTACGCAGTGCGCGCCGCCGACGCGGCCAGGATCGATGCACAGCTCAATCTGATTGGCGAGGTCGCAGCCGGCCAGCCGTTCGCGGGAACGGTGGGCGCTGGCGAAGCCGTACGGATTTTCACAGGCGGCGTCGTTCCCGATGGCGCGGATGCGGTCGTGATCCAGGAGGATACTGCGGTCGAGGGCAAGCGCGTCACGATCAAGGAAGCCGCCCTCATCGGACGGCACATCCGCCTGGCCGGCGTCGATTTTCGCGAAGGCGATTTGCTGCTGAAGCGAGGAACCCGACTCACCGAGCGTGACCTGGCGCTCGCGGCCGCGATGAACCACCCGCGCCTGCCCGTCCGCCGCCGGCCGAGAGTTGCGATCCTCGCAACCGGCGATGAGCTGGTGATGCCCGGCGTCACCCCCGGCGCGGGTCAGATCGTTTATTCCAACGGCTATGCCCTGCACGCGCTCGCGCGCAGCGAAGGCGCCGAGACCATCGACCTCGGCATCGCCGCCGACACGGTTGAGGCGACCACGGCCGGCATCCGCCGCGCCCGCGACAGCGGGGCGGACGTCCTGATCACCACCGGCGGCGCCTCGGTTGGCGACCACGACCTGGTCAAGCCGGCGCTCGAGGCCGAAGGCATCTCGATGGCGTTCTGGAAGATCGCGATTCGCCCGGGCAAGCCGATGATGCACGGTCAGCTCGGCGCGATGCGCGTGATCGGCCTGCCCGGCAATCCCGTGTCGTCCTACGTCTGTGCGTTCCTGTTCATGGTGCCGCTGATTCGCGCGCTCTCGGGCCGCGAAGTGATTCACCACCGTCGCGAACGCGCCGTGCTCGGCCGCGATGTCGGTGCCAACGACCAGCGCGAGGACTATCTTCGCGCGCGCCTTGAATTGCGCGACGACGGCACCCTCATCGCTCATCCCGTGAGTCATCAGGATTCCTCGCTGCTCGCGAATCTGGCTGCCGCACAGGCACTTCTCGTACGTGCGCCGTTTGCGCCGAAGGCCGAGGCAGGCACGCGCTGCGAGGTGCTGCGATTGCCGGTCTGA
- a CDS encoding HAD family hydrolase, producing MTSLSPGSADALLFDLGRVVLDIDFSKAIACWAGHAGCKPEAIVMRYVRDSEAYRLHEVGKISDEDYFETLRASLGIRISDAQFLEGWNAIFAGEMPNIAELLPRAARHLPLYVFSNTNRPHIDYFSKQYADVLGHFRELYLSSSIGLRKPDAEAFDHVVAAIGVPAQRIVFFDDLAENVEGARARGLTAVHVTSPLDVGDALKALGV from the coding sequence ATGACATCGCTCTCTCCCGGCAGCGCGGATGCGCTTCTGTTCGATCTCGGGCGCGTGGTGCTCGATATCGATTTCTCCAAGGCGATCGCCTGCTGGGCGGGACATGCCGGTTGCAAGCCGGAGGCCATCGTCATGCGCTATGTGCGCGACAGCGAAGCCTACCGGCTGCACGAGGTCGGCAAGATCAGCGACGAGGATTATTTCGAGACGCTGCGCGCCTCGCTCGGGATCCGCATTTCCGATGCGCAGTTCCTCGAAGGGTGGAACGCAATCTTCGCCGGCGAGATGCCTAACATCGCGGAACTGCTGCCGCGCGCGGCCAGGCATCTGCCGCTCTATGTCTTCTCCAATACCAACCGGCCGCATATCGACTATTTTTCGAAGCAATATGCGGACGTGCTCGGCCATTTCCGCGAGCTGTATTTGTCCTCCAGCATCGGCCTGCGCAAGCCGGATGCGGAAGCCTTCGACCACGTCGTGGCCGCAATCGGCGTGCCGGCGCAACGCATCGTGTTCTTCGATGACCTTGCCGAGAATGTCGAAGGCGCGCGCGCCCGCGGGCTGACCGCAGTGCATGTGACCTCGCCCCTCGATGTCGGCGATGCGCTGAAGGCGCTGGGAGTCTGA
- a CDS encoding helix-turn-helix transcriptional regulator, whose protein sequence is MGTDDISNDSVFDLIGAIYEAALDGSRWESVLTRIDEAMGGRILFGVYDPANGLSSLVSPRIDPDRVQELLGWAPRNPLLPLGIGRTPGEVFTIGDFITRDEFTATDYYNEWWQPAGFDTEPLTTNLLVDHNATGILTSHRPSNLPSYDDNARRLFATLAQHLVRAVAIQRRTHQLDVTGRAALAGLDGLDHGFVLADAEARPIFVNRRAREWLDAAESIVLEAGALSAINSEDGRSLQSLIGSCSIDHPDRIGGEMSLRRHPGRMPLHVQVTPVGTDWAESSVPLASGWRSSAMVLITDPEPDARSRLDALRTRYGLTRAEAAFALEIVKGGGRKATAERLGITDGTARSHLSKIFDKTGVNRQAELVRLLLHR, encoded by the coding sequence TTGGGGACGGACGATATTTCCAACGACTCCGTATTTGACCTCATCGGCGCCATCTACGAGGCCGCGCTCGACGGAAGCCGCTGGGAAAGTGTGCTGACGCGCATCGACGAGGCGATGGGCGGTCGCATCCTGTTCGGTGTCTATGACCCCGCAAACGGCCTCTCCAGCCTGGTGTCGCCGCGCATCGACCCCGACCGCGTGCAAGAGCTGCTCGGCTGGGCGCCGCGCAATCCCCTGTTGCCGCTTGGCATCGGCAGGACGCCGGGCGAGGTCTTCACCATCGGCGACTTCATCACACGCGATGAGTTCACCGCGACCGACTACTACAACGAATGGTGGCAGCCAGCCGGCTTCGATACCGAGCCGTTGACGACGAATTTGCTGGTCGATCATAACGCCACGGGCATCCTGACCAGCCACCGGCCGTCCAATTTGCCTTCATATGACGATAACGCACGGCGGCTGTTTGCGACGCTGGCGCAGCATCTCGTACGCGCCGTTGCCATCCAGCGGCGTACCCACCAGCTCGACGTCACCGGCCGCGCTGCGCTAGCGGGACTGGATGGGCTAGACCACGGCTTCGTTCTCGCAGACGCTGAGGCGCGCCCGATCTTCGTCAATCGCCGCGCGCGCGAATGGCTCGATGCCGCCGAGAGCATCGTGCTTGAGGCAGGCGCGCTGAGCGCCATCAACAGCGAAGACGGCCGCTCTCTGCAATCACTGATCGGCTCGTGCAGCATCGATCATCCCGATCGCATCGGCGGCGAGATGAGCTTGCGGCGGCATCCAGGCCGCATGCCGCTGCACGTGCAGGTGACGCCAGTCGGCACAGATTGGGCGGAGAGTTCGGTGCCGCTTGCCTCCGGCTGGCGATCGAGCGCGATGGTGCTCATCACCGACCCCGAGCCGGACGCGAGATCAAGACTCGACGCTTTGCGCACGCGTTACGGCCTCACCCGTGCCGAAGCCGCCTTTGCGCTCGAGATCGTCAAGGGCGGCGGCCGCAAAGCGACGGCGGAACGGCTAGGGATCACCGACGGAACCGCGCGCAGCCATTTGTCGAAAATCTTCGACAAGACGGGCGTGAACCGGCAGGCCGAACTGGTGCGGCTATTGCTCCATAGATAA